A single region of the Thermoanaerobacterium aotearoense genome encodes:
- a CDS encoding S41 family peptidase has product MKRHLSIFMAFVIVLTLVLSAPIGAFAATTTQDDISSYLNDLGSFMQFIKENYAGDVTYDQLEQGAIQGILSSLDKYSTYFTKDEMDSFMESTSGTFTGVGLEVEERGQDIVVVSTVKGSPAYKAGIQSGYIVESVDGKDVKGMDITDVTNLIKGDKGTTVTIDFLANGKTVEYKLVRDVISINPVTYKIINGVGYISISEFNGNTYDNVSKALDYMDQNGINKLVIDLRDNPGGYLQEAVNVAGYFVPAGPVVTVAMNGGNETYYSYLKNPKYKIAVLINGNTASAAEILAGAIQDTKAGILVGENSYGKGTVQEVFPFSDGSGMKLTIAKYLLPSGRSINGVGLKPDVEVKDSRVSLPELIYTNDVKKGDTGYNVELLQSYLSLLGYYKGEPNGYFGNDTYDALISFQKYAGIPVTGVMDRGTVDALSYFYGLTLQNDAQLDKAIELLSQQ; this is encoded by the coding sequence ATGAAAAGGCATTTATCGATTTTTATGGCATTTGTAATCGTATTGACACTTGTTTTATCTGCACCTATAGGGGCTTTTGCTGCAACAACCACACAAGACGACATAAGCAGCTATCTAAATGATTTAGGCTCATTCATGCAGTTTATAAAAGAAAATTATGCAGGCGATGTCACGTACGATCAGTTGGAACAAGGTGCTATTCAAGGCATACTATCTTCGCTTGATAAGTACAGCACGTATTTTACAAAAGATGAGATGGATTCTTTCATGGAGTCTACTTCAGGCACATTTACAGGAGTGGGCTTGGAAGTAGAAGAAAGAGGGCAGGACATAGTAGTCGTATCTACTGTAAAAGGTTCTCCAGCATATAAAGCAGGCATACAAAGCGGGTACATAGTAGAGTCTGTCGACGGTAAAGACGTAAAAGGCATGGACATCACAGACGTAACTAACCTCATAAAAGGTGATAAAGGAACAACTGTAACTATAGACTTTCTTGCAAACGGCAAGACAGTAGAGTACAAGCTTGTAAGGGATGTAATAAGCATAAATCCTGTCACATACAAGATAATAAACGGTGTTGGATACATAAGCATAAGTGAGTTTAATGGAAACACTTATGACAATGTTTCGAAGGCTCTTGACTACATGGATCAAAACGGCATAAATAAGCTTGTCATAGATTTAAGGGATAATCCTGGCGGATATCTTCAAGAGGCTGTAAATGTGGCTGGCTATTTCGTGCCGGCAGGACCTGTTGTGACAGTGGCTATGAACGGCGGAAATGAAACGTACTATTCATACTTGAAAAATCCTAAGTACAAGATAGCAGTTCTCATAAATGGAAACACTGCGTCTGCTGCGGAAATACTGGCTGGCGCAATACAAGACACAAAGGCAGGAATCCTTGTAGGGGAAAATTCCTACGGCAAAGGGACAGTGCAGGAGGTATTTCCATTTTCTGATGGCAGTGGCATGAAGCTTACAATCGCCAAGTATTTGCTTCCATCTGGCCGCTCCATAAATGGCGTAGGGCTTAAACCTGACGTGGAAGTAAAGGACAGCAGAGTGTCTTTGCCTGAACTTATATACACAAATGATGTGAAAAAAGGCGATACAGGCTACAACGTAGAGCTTTTGCAGTCGTACTTAAGCCTTTTAGGCTACTACAAAGGTGAACCAAATGGGTACTTTGGCAATGACACATACGATGCACTTATAAGTTTCCAAAAGTACGCAGGGATTCCAGTAACAGGTGTCATGGATAGAGGCACTGTCGATGCACTTTCATACTTCTACGGCTTGACACTTCAAAATGATGCACAGCTTGATAAGGCTATTGAGCTTTTAAGTCAGCAATAG
- a CDS encoding glycerate kinase: MRILVAPDSYKGSLSSREVIEAMAEGIRRAVDADIIKVPIADGGEGTIDALIFSSGGKIVEAEVVGPLGNAVKSFFGILKDGTAVIEMAASSGLNLVPIDMRNPLVTTTYGVGQLIKKALDEGCRRFIVGLGGSATNDGGAGMMEALGAKLLDEDGKDIPYGGGNLSRLKKIDVDGLDKRIYESSFIVASDVTNPLCGKNGASYVYGPQKGATPEMVNILDKNLYHYAKIVEKTVGKDFKDTPGAGAAGGLGFSLIAFLNAKIKSGIEIVMEAANMEEKIKSCDIVITGEGNTDFQTAFGKAPAGIAKIAQKYGKKVIILSGGLGRGYKELYKIGVIAMFSIVDKPMTIDEAIHDAKRLISDRMEDVIRLFV; this comes from the coding sequence GTGAGGATATTAGTCGCGCCTGACTCCTACAAAGGAAGCTTGTCATCGAGAGAAGTCATAGAGGCTATGGCAGAAGGCATAAGAAGGGCTGTGGATGCTGACATCATAAAAGTGCCTATAGCGGACGGTGGAGAAGGCACAATAGATGCATTGATTTTTTCATCAGGCGGGAAAATTGTGGAGGCGGAGGTAGTAGGCCCTCTTGGCAATGCAGTAAAGAGCTTTTTTGGCATATTAAAGGACGGTACGGCAGTCATAGAGATGGCTGCATCGTCTGGCTTAAACCTTGTGCCTATTGATATGAGAAATCCATTAGTCACCACTACGTACGGCGTAGGGCAGCTTATAAAAAAAGCCCTTGACGAAGGATGCCGCAGGTTCATCGTAGGCTTAGGTGGCAGCGCCACAAATGACGGCGGTGCAGGCATGATGGAAGCTTTAGGGGCAAAGCTCTTAGATGAAGACGGCAAAGACATACCTTACGGAGGAGGAAATCTTTCGAGGTTAAAGAAAATAGACGTAGATGGTTTGGATAAGAGGATATACGAAAGCAGCTTCATAGTGGCGTCAGATGTTACAAATCCCCTTTGCGGCAAAAACGGCGCATCTTACGTTTACGGTCCTCAGAAAGGCGCAACGCCTGAAATGGTAAATATCCTTGACAAGAACTTATACCACTATGCCAAAATTGTAGAAAAGACGGTTGGAAAGGATTTTAAAGATACGCCAGGTGCTGGTGCGGCTGGTGGATTAGGGTTTTCCTTGATAGCATTTTTAAATGCCAAGATAAAATCTGGCATAGAGATAGTGATGGAAGCCGCAAATATGGAGGAAAAGATAAAGTCTTGCGACATAGTCATAACAGGTGAAGGCAATACAGACTTTCAAACTGCATTTGGCAAGGCGCCGGCAGGTATAGCGAAGATAGCCCAAAAATATGGCAAGAAAGTCATAATACTTTCAGGCGGTTTAGGTCGTGGATACAAAGAGCTTTATAAAATAGGTGTTATAGCGATGTTTAGCATAGTGGATAAACCTATGACGATAGATGAAGCCATCCATGATGCCAAAAGGCTTATATCTGACAGGATGGAGGATGTAATCCGCTTATTCGTCTAA
- a CDS encoding pyridoxal-phosphate-dependent aminotransferase family protein, with protein MKNRILMTPGPTMVPKEVLDVCHLQPYHHRTPEYFKLFSDLNSNLKSIFKTNMDVLTLTSSGTGGMEAVVANLFKRGDKVLVASIGHFGERFYDITKAYGLDSDIIDFGWGNAVRLDILDDALKKDKYKALIVTQNETSTGVTNDVKAIADVAKKYGTLIVVDAVSSLGGIPLDMDEWGLDAVITCSQKCLMSPPGLSFVALSERAWQMAEESDLPKYYFDLKKARKGVQNEKPDNPYTPAVSTVMAVKKATDMLLSTGMDTVYKNQHAIGEKVRKTVKDMGLKLFPDESISSDLLTAIEVPEGYKAGDVINYMSEKGVLVTGGQGHLKGKIIRIGHMGYVTDEMLDLTFDALKSALSDLS; from the coding sequence ATGAAAAATAGGATTCTCATGACACCGGGCCCTACTATGGTGCCTAAGGAAGTGTTGGACGTATGCCATCTTCAGCCGTATCACCATAGGACGCCGGAATATTTTAAATTATTTTCAGATCTTAATTCAAATCTTAAAAGTATATTTAAGACAAACATGGACGTATTGACATTGACGTCATCTGGTACAGGTGGCATGGAAGCCGTCGTTGCAAATCTCTTTAAAAGAGGAGATAAAGTCTTGGTGGCCAGCATAGGCCATTTTGGAGAGAGGTTTTACGATATTACAAAAGCTTACGGACTCGATTCTGATATTATCGATTTTGGTTGGGGCAATGCAGTCCGCCTTGACATTTTAGACGATGCCTTGAAAAAAGATAAGTACAAGGCTTTGATTGTGACGCAGAATGAGACGTCCACAGGCGTCACAAATGATGTAAAAGCAATAGCTGATGTTGCTAAAAAATATGGTACGCTTATCGTAGTTGATGCTGTAAGCTCATTAGGCGGCATACCTCTTGACATGGATGAATGGGGATTAGATGCGGTCATCACCTGTTCACAGAAGTGCTTGATGTCTCCGCCAGGATTAAGCTTTGTGGCTTTAAGCGAGAGGGCGTGGCAGATGGCAGAGGAGTCTGATCTTCCTAAGTATTATTTTGACCTTAAAAAAGCGAGGAAAGGCGTACAAAACGAAAAGCCGGACAACCCATATACACCAGCGGTTTCCACTGTGATGGCTGTAAAAAAAGCCACAGATATGCTTCTCAGTACAGGAATGGACACAGTATACAAAAATCAACATGCAATCGGTGAGAAGGTGAGGAAGACCGTAAAAGACATGGGGCTTAAGCTTTTCCCAGATGAGTCCATATCGTCAGATCTTTTGACGGCAATAGAAGTGCCAGAAGGGTACAAAGCAGGGGATGTAATAAACTACATGTCAGAGAAAGGCGTGCTTGTGACAGGCGGACAAGGGCATTTAAAAGGCAAGATAATTAGGATCGGCCACATGGGATATGTCACAGATGAAATGCTTGATTTGACGTTTGATGCATTAAAAAGCGCATTATCAGATTTATCTTAA
- the thrB gene encoding homoserine kinase, with product MVKSVRVRVPASTANLGPGFDCLGIALNLYNEIYMEIKGHKLEIDVEGEGILNIDRNEENLVYKAAKKIFDKANISIDGLYIKSKNGIPTGSGLGSSAAAIVGGLVAANALIGNPFNRDEILDIASSMEGHADNVSPALNGGFNVATFDGKRTYFVKKELDGNIEFLAFYPKRELLTSKARGVLPSIIEFRSAVFNVGRSSLFTASMFSGRYDLLKYASQDMLHQVYRKEFINEMYYVIEEALDKGAYAAFLSGAGPTMMVMVDKNALSRVEEAIKKVYKDRGMECSIYQLKCDNDGAKII from the coding sequence TTGCGCTGAATCTTTACAATGAGATCTACATGGAGATAAAAGGCCATAAACTTGAAATTGATGTTGAAGGGGAAGGCATTTTAAATATAGATCGAAATGAAGAAAATCTCGTCTACAAAGCGGCGAAAAAAATTTTTGACAAGGCAAATATTTCGATAGATGGACTTTACATAAAGTCTAAAAATGGCATACCAACGGGAAGTGGCTTAGGAAGCAGCGCAGCGGCTATAGTAGGTGGTCTTGTGGCCGCAAACGCCTTAATCGGCAACCCTTTTAACCGCGATGAGATATTAGATATAGCCTCATCGATGGAAGGCCATGCTGACAATGTATCGCCTGCTTTAAACGGCGGCTTCAATGTGGCTACTTTCGACGGGAAAAGGACTTATTTTGTAAAAAAAGAGTTGGACGGCAACATTGAGTTTTTGGCTTTTTACCCTAAAAGAGAGCTTTTGACCTCAAAGGCAAGAGGCGTGCTGCCGTCTATCATCGAGTTTAGAAGTGCGGTGTTTAACGTGGGAAGGTCATCGCTTTTTACGGCATCAATGTTTTCAGGCAGATACGATTTGCTTAAATACGCCTCGCAGGACATGCTGCATCAGGTGTACAGAAAAGAATTCATTAATGAGATGTACTACGTAATAGAGGAGGCATTGGATAAAGGGGCTTATGCTGCATTTTTAAGCGGTGCAGGGCCTACCATGATGGTTATGGTCGATAAAAACGCTTTAAGCCGCGTGGAAGAAGCCATAAAGAAAGTGTATAAAGATAGAGGCATGGAGTGCAGCATTTATCAGTTAAAGTGCGACAATGATGGCGCTAAAATCATATAA